The Claveliimonas bilis genome window below encodes:
- the pap gene encoding polyphosphate:AMP phosphotransferase, with amino-acid sequence MLEKLDLSKKMEKEIYRSEMEKLIPRLGKLQRKCKDLNIPVMIAFEGYGAAGKGVQISKLIQALDPRGFQVYAVKGETEEEKMHPFLWRFWTKLPPKGRIAIYDTSWYRRVLIDRFDKKIKKSELFDAYEAIRSFEKQLTDDGMVIIKIFLAIDKKEQKKRFDKLLSSKDTAWRVSEGDRKRNEKFEKYEAMNEEMLSRTDSENAPWHIVEAVDRRFATVKIYSIAAETLERQIEAVEKKSEHSRDRAEEEKEPKDNGKEEMKLTESILAKADLSLSYTKEEYEKKLKKLQKRIEELHGELYRKRIPVVLAFEGWDAGGKGGAIKRLTAKMDPRGYVVHPTASPNAVERQYHYLWRFWRSMPKAGHIAVFDRTWYGRVMVERIEGFCTEEEWRRAYKEINDMERNLTKEGVLILKFWMQIDKDEQERRFRQRQENPEKQWKITDEDWRNREKWDQYETAVNEMLVRTSTAEAPWIVVEGNDKYYARIKVLETVVKAIEERMETGGGKA; translated from the coding sequence ATGCTCGAAAAACTGGATTTGTCAAAGAAGATGGAAAAAGAAATTTACAGATCAGAAATGGAAAAACTGATTCCAAGACTGGGAAAGCTTCAGAGAAAATGTAAAGATTTGAATATTCCGGTGATGATCGCCTTCGAGGGATATGGAGCTGCCGGAAAGGGAGTTCAGATCAGTAAACTGATACAGGCGCTCGATCCGAGAGGGTTTCAGGTATATGCCGTAAAAGGCGAGACGGAAGAGGAGAAAATGCATCCCTTTTTGTGGCGTTTTTGGACAAAGCTCCCTCCCAAGGGAAGAATTGCGATTTATGATACCAGCTGGTACAGAAGAGTGCTGATCGATCGTTTTGATAAAAAGATAAAAAAATCAGAACTTTTTGATGCATATGAAGCCATCCGTTCTTTTGAAAAACAGCTGACAGATGACGGCATGGTAATCATTAAGATTTTTCTTGCCATTGACAAAAAAGAGCAGAAAAAGCGGTTTGATAAGCTTCTGTCTTCTAAAGATACAGCATGGAGAGTGAGTGAAGGCGACAGAAAGAGAAATGAAAAGTTTGAAAAGTACGAGGCAATGAATGAGGAGATGCTCTCCCGCACAGACAGTGAAAATGCGCCATGGCACATCGTGGAGGCAGTAGACCGCCGGTTCGCTACAGTAAAGATCTATTCCATTGCAGCAGAGACCCTGGAGAGACAGATAGAGGCAGTGGAGAAAAAGAGTGAGCACAGCCGGGATAGGGCAGAAGAGGAGAAGGAACCAAAAGACAACGGTAAAGAGGAGATGAAGCTGACAGAGTCTATTTTGGCAAAGGCGGATCTCTCTCTTTCCTATACGAAGGAAGAGTATGAAAAGAAGCTGAAGAAACTTCAGAAAAGGATCGAAGAGCTTCACGGAGAGCTGTACAGAAAGAGGATTCCTGTCGTGCTGGCCTTTGAGGGGTGGGATGCCGGCGGAAAAGGAGGAGCCATTAAGCGCCTGACAGCAAAAATGGATCCCAGAGGTTATGTGGTCCATCCTACAGCATCACCAAACGCGGTGGAGAGGCAGTACCATTATCTGTGGCGGTTTTGGCGCTCCATGCCCAAGGCGGGCCATATCGCTGTCTTTGACAGAACATGGTACGGAAGGGTTATGGTAGAGCGGATCGAGGGATTCTGCACCGAAGAGGAATGGCGGCGGGCATATAAAGAAATCAATGACATGGAGAGAAATCTGACGAAGGAGGGTGTGTTGATCCTGAAATTCTGGATGCAGATTGATAAGGATGAACAGGAAAGACGCTTCCGGCAGCGTCAGGAAAATCCGGAAAAGCAGTGGAAAATTACGGATGAGGACTGGCGGAACCGGGAAAAATGGGACCAGTATGAAACGGCAGTGAACGAGATGCTTGTACGTACTTCTACTGCAGAGGCACCTTGGATCGTGGTAGAGGGGAATGATAAATACTATGCAAGGATCAAAGTACTGGAAACTGTTGTAAAGGCCATAGAAGAACGGATGGAAACAGGGGGCGGGAAAGCATGA
- a CDS encoding deoxyguanosinetriphosphate triphosphohydrolase, translating to MNIREELEEREKEYLSPYASLSRKSKGRKRPEPECDIRPVFQRDRDRILHCKSFRRLKQKTQVFLLPKGDHYRTRMTHTLEVSQNARTIAKALRLNEELVEAIALGHDLGHTPFGHAGERALNQMCPDGFRHNEQSVRVVEILEKQGRGLNLTWEVVDGILNHKSSGTPHTLEGEIVRLSDKIAYINHDIDDAVRGGILKEEDLPAEYTDVLGHTTRMRLNTMIHDVVSHSMGQPRIVMSDEIREATMGLRKFLFEHVYQNPAAKGEETKAVNMIINLYGYYMDHIELLPEQYLVMITEKGETKERVVCDYIAGMTDSYAVKKFQEYFIPESWKN from the coding sequence ATGAATATCAGGGAAGAGCTGGAAGAGCGGGAAAAGGAATATTTAAGTCCCTATGCATCTTTAAGCCGGAAATCAAAGGGGAGGAAAAGACCGGAACCGGAGTGCGATATCCGGCCGGTATTCCAGAGAGACCGGGATCGGATCCTTCACTGCAAGTCCTTTCGGAGACTGAAACAAAAAACGCAGGTTTTTCTTCTGCCGAAGGGGGATCATTACCGGACAAGAATGACGCATACGCTGGAAGTATCTCAGAATGCCAGGACGATCGCAAAAGCGCTCCGGCTCAATGAGGAACTGGTAGAAGCCATTGCCCTGGGACATGATCTGGGTCATACTCCTTTTGGTCATGCAGGAGAGCGGGCGCTCAATCAGATGTGCCCGGATGGATTCCGGCATAATGAGCAGAGTGTCCGCGTAGTGGAAATCCTGGAAAAGCAGGGGAGAGGACTGAACCTTACCTGGGAAGTAGTGGATGGTATTTTGAACCATAAGTCCAGCGGAACGCCTCATACACTGGAAGGGGAGATCGTGAGACTCTCCGATAAGATCGCCTATATCAATCACGATATTGATGATGCGGTACGAGGCGGAATTTTGAAGGAAGAGGATCTTCCGGCAGAATATACGGATGTGTTGGGGCATACGACCAGAATGCGTCTGAATACCATGATCCATGATGTGGTGAGCCACAGTATGGGACAGCCGCGGATCGTCATGTCTGATGAAATACGGGAGGCGACGATGGGCCTTCGAAAGTTCCTGTTTGAACATGTTTATCAGAATCCGGCGGCAAAAGGGGAAGAGACAAAGGCGGTCAATATGATTATTAATCTGTACGGATATTATATGGATCATATTGAACTTCTCCCGGAACAGTACCTGGTAATGATAACAGAAAAAGGGGAAACAAAGGAGAGAGTTGTATGTGATTATATAGCGGGAATGACCGATTCCTATGCGGTAAAAAAATTTCAGGAATATTTTATTCCGGAATCTTGGAAAAATTAA